From the genome of Gloeocapsa sp. PCC 73106:
ATAAAAAAGATAGGACCACAGGATGAGTATTAATTTAGCAACCTTGTTACGTGAAGGAACCAAAAAATCACATAGCATGGCAGAGAACGTCGGTTTTGTCAAATGTTTCCTCAAAGGCGTTGTTGAAAAGAACTCCTACCGCAAATTAGTCAGTAATCTCTACTTTGTCTACGCTGCTATGGAAGAGGAAATGGATAAACTTAAAGAACATCCTCTGATTAGCCAAATCTATTTTCCTCAATTGAATCGAGAAAAAAGCTTAGAAAAGGATTTATATTACTACTACGGTCCTAACTGGCGCGATGAAATCAACGTTTCTCCCGCAGGTGCAGCTTACGTACAACGTATCCACGAAATAGCAGCCAATCAACCAGAGTTGTTAGTAGCTCATTCCTACACTCGCTATATGGGAGATTTATCGGGGGGACAAATACTCAAGAAAATCGCTCAACAAGCGATGAATTTAAACGAGGGCGTGGGAACCGCTTTCTATGAGTTTGAAGAAATATCCGATGAAAAAGCTTTTAAAAGTCAATACCGTCAAGCTCTTGATGAACTGGATGTAGATGAGGCTACAGCAGATAGGATCGTTACAGAAGCTAACGCAGCTTTTGGTATGAACATGAAATTGTTCCAAGAATTAGAGGGTAATTTGATTAAAGCGATCGGTCAAATGCTCTTTAACGGCTTGACAAAACGTCGTAAGCGTG
Proteins encoded in this window:
- a CDS encoding heme oxygenase (biliverdin-producing); amino-acid sequence: MSINLATLLREGTKKSHSMAENVGFVKCFLKGVVEKNSYRKLVSNLYFVYAAMEEEMDKLKEHPLISQIYFPQLNREKSLEKDLYYYYGPNWRDEINVSPAGAAYVQRIHEIAANQPELLVAHSYTRYMGDLSGGQILKKIAQQAMNLNEGVGTAFYEFEEISDEKAFKSQYRQALDELDVDEATADRIVTEANAAFGMNMKLFQELEGNLIKAIGQMLFNGLTKRRKRGSTEAGLATVSD